From the Pyrinomonadaceae bacterium genome, one window contains:
- a CDS encoding DUF1287 domain-containing protein, with protein MKHFSTALLLTSFAVAAACGQQQVARTIAPLKPPEQQTEVRALAANSSPNLKLIIDGATNQVGKTTSYDPSYQKLDYPNGDVPIETGVCSDVIIRAFRTASIDLQKEVHEDMKGNFSAYPTKWGLRGTDRNIDHRRVPNLQTYFARKGKEMATTGSADTFLPGDIVTWDLGGGVDHVGIVTNVWYKPSQRYLIVHNIGSGTRMEDVLFAWKITGHYRYF; from the coding sequence ATGAAGCACTTCTCTACTGCACTCCTTCTGACGTCATTTGCCGTCGCTGCGGCCTGTGGACAACAACAAGTCGCGAGAACAATCGCGCCGCTGAAACCGCCTGAGCAGCAAACCGAAGTGCGCGCGCTGGCGGCGAACAGCTCGCCAAACCTCAAACTAATCATTGACGGCGCGACGAATCAGGTTGGGAAGACGACCAGCTACGATCCTTCTTACCAAAAGCTCGATTACCCGAACGGCGACGTGCCGATCGAGACTGGCGTCTGCTCAGACGTCATCATTCGCGCGTTTCGGACGGCGAGCATCGATCTGCAAAAAGAAGTTCACGAAGATATGAAAGGCAACTTCTCAGCGTACCCGACGAAGTGGGGCTTGCGCGGCACCGACCGCAACATCGATCATCGCCGCGTGCCGAACCTGCAAACTTACTTCGCGCGCAAAGGCAAAGAGATGGCGACGACCGGTAGCGCCGATACCTTCCTTCCCGGCGACATCGTGACGTGGGATCTGGGCGGCGGCGTCGATCACGTCGGCATTGTCACCAACGTTTGGTACAAACCTTCACAGCGTTATCTCATCGTTCACAACATCGGATCAGGCACGCGCATGGAAGATGTTCTGTTCGCGTGGAAGATCACCGGGCATTACCGATACTTCTAG
- a CDS encoding nuclear transport factor 2 family protein, with protein MKRLFVAASVLISCTGFVFAQNSNSSTTDPNMSPTTRERQVAPPRPSPTPRTVTKTPASDPKPSATPRQGATGAVSPSGSVLAAFNSLLDGIRHADVKAATNAYQNTPRLLLFNYNGTVTKGWDQLKANREASYPQMKDVKLDVRDVRVTMLSPTSAFITCQWTQSMTFNGTPETDNGRMTIVFRKIGKDWKAVHLHTSPDSTTASEPATPRP; from the coding sequence ATGAAAAGACTCTTCGTGGCAGCTTCAGTTCTGATCTCATGCACCGGTTTCGTGTTCGCGCAGAACTCGAATTCATCAACCACCGACCCGAACATGTCCCCTACCACGCGTGAACGCCAGGTGGCGCCCCCGCGGCCGTCGCCGACCCCCAGGACCGTCACTAAAACGCCGGCTTCTGATCCGAAGCCAAGCGCGACTCCACGTCAGGGAGCAACGGGCGCGGTCTCACCATCAGGCTCAGTGCTGGCTGCCTTTAACAGTCTGCTCGATGGAATTCGCCACGCGGATGTGAAGGCAGCAACGAACGCGTATCAGAACACACCGCGTCTTCTGCTCTTCAACTACAACGGCACCGTGACCAAAGGTTGGGACCAGCTCAAGGCGAACCGCGAAGCATCTTATCCGCAGATGAAAGACGTGAAGCTCGACGTCCGCGATGTGCGGGTGACGATGCTTAGCCCCACCTCGGCGTTTATTACCTGTCAGTGGACGCAGTCGATGACCTTCAATGGAACTCCTGAGACGGACAACGGCCGGATGACGATCGTTTTCCGGAAGATTGGCAAAGACTGGAAGGCCGTTCATCTGCACACCTCGCCGGACAGCACGACTGCTTCGGAGCCGGCTACGCCCAGGCCTTAG
- a CDS encoding DedA family protein, producing MTSLDFLSQLIHDYGVYAVFFLVMIEGDITLLLAGVLAHSAFFGDSATASFARVLLWGTLGGVASDNLAYFAGRAFGKSVRNFRFYRSAKERMQRLTDRFGTLSIFLSKYIYGLRWASCTFYGVAHMPYVRFLLLSLASCFVWVLILSGIGFFFSTAVMGLLGDFRRLGKALLVIVIVGILGFYLVKRVWLSKKVEEAEPEKLHEIEHAAIEGLKDLKDEIREKIHLK from the coding sequence ATGACCAGCCTCGACTTTCTTTCCCAACTCATTCACGACTACGGCGTTTATGCGGTGTTCTTCCTCGTCATGATCGAGGGCGATATCACCCTACTGCTGGCAGGCGTGCTGGCGCACAGCGCTTTTTTCGGCGATTCAGCGACAGCCAGCTTCGCAAGGGTGCTGCTTTGGGGAACTCTAGGCGGTGTGGCCAGCGACAATCTCGCGTATTTCGCCGGCCGGGCGTTCGGCAAGAGCGTGCGGAATTTTCGTTTTTACCGCAGCGCGAAAGAGCGAATGCAGCGGTTGACAGATCGTTTCGGCACCCTATCGATTTTTCTGTCGAAGTACATTTACGGATTGCGCTGGGCGTCGTGCACTTTCTACGGCGTGGCGCACATGCCGTACGTGCGGTTCCTGCTGCTTTCGCTCGCCAGCTGTTTCGTTTGGGTGCTGATTCTCAGCGGCATCGGATTTTTCTTCAGTACTGCCGTCATGGGCCTGCTCGGCGACTTCCGAAGACTGGGCAAAGCACTGCTTGTGATCGTCATCGTCGGCATCCTCGGATTCTATTTGGTCAAGCGCGTTTGGCTTTCGAAGAAAGTTGAAGAAGCCGAGCCTGAAAAACTACACGAGATCGAACATGCCGCAATCGAAGGCTTGAAGGATTTGAAAGACGAAATTCGCGAGAAGATACACTTGAAATAA
- a CDS encoding YbaB/EbfC family nucleoid-associated protein, whose protein sequence is MKFPGGLNIQQMMKQAQQMQEQMAREMDEMRVEASAGGGVVNVTMKGDHEILSLRVDPELVKENDVEMLQDMILAAVNEANRKVNEAMKSKLGSMLPPGLGNLF, encoded by the coding sequence ATGAAATTTCCGGGCGGACTTAACATTCAGCAGATGATGAAGCAGGCGCAGCAGATGCAGGAACAGATGGCGCGCGAGATGGACGAGATGCGCGTCGAAGCATCAGCCGGAGGCGGCGTCGTTAACGTGACGATGAAGGGCGATCACGAGATCCTTTCACTGCGCGTCGATCCGGAACTGGTGAAAGAAAACGACGTCGAAATGCTTCAGGACATGATTCTCGCGGCAGTGAACGAGGCCAATCGTAAAGTTAACGAAGCGATGAAGAGCAAATTGGGATCGATGTTGCCGCCTGGGTTGGGAAATCTCTTTTAG
- a CDS encoding NUDIX domain-containing protein: protein MRGGYRACYPSPVLAKVFGSIFRHLPGVVRRRAVRLGQWRFTVTAGAFVFDEQDRILLLEHEFRPDSRWGIPGGFLNKGEQPEVAMRRELHEEVALEVADVEFLFARTLPRPRQVEIYFACTTKGEPTPSSFEIRKAAWFAPDDLPDDLSRDQRRMIKRAIDIIEKHRE from the coding sequence ATGAGAGGCGGATATCGAGCATGCTATCCTTCGCCCGTGCTCGCGAAAGTCTTCGGTTCGATCTTTCGTCATCTTCCGGGCGTGGTTCGTCGCCGCGCCGTGCGTCTCGGCCAGTGGCGATTCACGGTTACGGCGGGCGCGTTTGTGTTCGATGAGCAGGACCGCATCCTGCTGCTCGAACACGAATTTCGTCCAGACAGTCGCTGGGGAATTCCCGGGGGCTTTCTCAACAAAGGCGAACAACCGGAGGTGGCCATGCGTCGTGAACTACACGAAGAAGTCGCTTTGGAAGTTGCGGACGTTGAGTTTCTCTTCGCGCGCACCCTGCCAAGACCGCGTCAGGTTGAGATTTACTTCGCGTGCACGACGAAGGGTGAACCGACTCCGAGCAGTTTCGAAATCAGGAAGGCCGCCTGGTTCGCTCCCGACGACTTGCCGGACGATCTGTCGCGGGATCAACGTCGAATGATCAAGCGCGCGATCGATATTATAGAAAAACACCGAGAATGA
- a CDS encoding c-type cytochrome, with product MKRTVLKLTALTLSAMAVFVISNRNTQAEFGAAAVAPQEKPVEQTRKNIKVLTGLPDSQLIPVMNFMSASLGRRCNFCHITDKGRDGFALDDKPEKNTAREMIKMVMGLHKQSFPGASEISCFTCHRGQNHPVNVPPLPLPTPLPRPPATPSPTPGAAGTLPGTTQESPPPSPTADTIYNNYITAIGGQANVDKIKTRTVKGAVAQPNGTVTIDISQGAPDKFHIKAMTPGGAFERGFNGSAGWEKGPQGVRPLSPAEVAQLQNSMGLLRHIRLKEQFTSMRARGNQKIGDRVAYLVIGTTADNRQERLFFDTQTGLLLRRISYMATLLGLIPEQIDFEDYRDVDGVKFPFTVRVSSIEVGNPVSTRTFSEMKLNAPVSEAIFNMPAATP from the coding sequence ATGAAGCGAACTGTTCTCAAGCTCACTGCCCTAACGCTGTCGGCTATGGCAGTGTTCGTCATCTCAAACCGCAACACGCAGGCCGAGTTTGGCGCCGCGGCCGTTGCGCCCCAGGAGAAACCGGTCGAGCAGACGCGAAAGAACATCAAGGTATTAACCGGACTGCCGGACTCACAGTTGATCCCGGTGATGAATTTCATGTCCGCGTCACTGGGGCGACGCTGTAACTTTTGTCACATTACTGACAAGGGGCGCGACGGATTCGCCCTCGATGACAAACCGGAGAAGAACACCGCGCGCGAAATGATCAAGATGGTAATGGGCCTGCACAAGCAAAGCTTCCCCGGCGCGAGCGAGATCAGTTGCTTCACTTGTCATCGCGGACAAAACCATCCGGTAAATGTGCCGCCACTGCCGCTTCCGACTCCATTACCGCGACCGCCCGCAACTCCGTCTCCGACACCCGGGGCAGCGGGAACTCTTCCGGGTACCACACAAGAGAGTCCACCGCCGTCTCCGACCGCCGATACAATTTACAACAACTACATTACGGCGATTGGCGGCCAAGCCAACGTCGACAAGATCAAGACGCGCACGGTCAAGGGAGCCGTGGCTCAACCGAACGGCACCGTCACAATTGATATTTCGCAAGGCGCGCCGGACAAATTTCATATCAAGGCGATGACTCCGGGCGGCGCGTTCGAACGCGGATTCAACGGCAGCGCCGGCTGGGAGAAGGGCCCGCAAGGCGTGCGACCCCTTTCACCTGCTGAAGTAGCACAGTTGCAGAACTCCATGGGCTTGTTACGCCACATCCGCCTGAAAGAACAGTTCACCAGCATGCGTGCCCGGGGCAACCAGAAGATTGGCGACCGCGTAGCTTACCTGGTGATTGGCACGACGGCCGACAACCGGCAAGAGCGATTGTTCTTTGACACTCAAACAGGCTTGTTGTTGCGCCGGATCTCTTACATGGCGACGCTGCTGGGACTGATTCCGGAACAGATCGATTTCGAAGATTATCGCGACGTGGATGGCGTGAAGTTCCCCTTCACGGTGCGCGTGTCGTCTATCGAAGTCGGCAATCCCGTTTCCACACGCACTTTTTCCGAAATGAAACTCAACGCGCCGGTAAGCGAAGCCATATTCAACATGCCGGCGGCAACTCCATAG
- a CDS encoding APC family permease, translated as MTTQTNLATVEHQVEARSASLKKELGLFDLVLTQVVFVVGTIWVGWAAQLGRHQMAYWVLAIITFYLPLAAVVIFLNRLAPLEGGVYQWAKVAFNDFIAFMVAWNLWIFGISVMSGIGLIIKKNIAYAIGPRAAWMHDSKLMTIGVCVALTITIIAASRRGLVFGKWVQNVGGLFLLVTFATLILLPFITGNLANYHPFATSLPEVSSQNINVFSKLAVGALSGFEYIAILAGECRAPARNISRSVLIAAPIIVVMFVLGTASVLAFVAPEQVDLIGPIPQVLSLGFNSFGWVSTLVSITIFGVAARQIALMSIYFAGNTRLPMVAGWDNLLPNWFSRLHKRYRTPVNSILFVGVITLAFSLLPLIGVLEEEAFQIQDNAATMFYALIYVVLFAIPFVAIRRFGAKAPLWLKIASASGLIVSLIAGFYSMFPIKAVAQPRAFALKVFAVVLIANVIGVVLYAVRGKRSSKAAAGLSLSSDG; from the coding sequence ATGACAACGCAGACAAATCTCGCCACCGTCGAACACCAGGTAGAAGCGCGCAGCGCGTCGCTGAAAAAGGAACTTGGCCTGTTCGATCTGGTGCTGACGCAGGTCGTCTTTGTCGTCGGCACAATTTGGGTGGGCTGGGCCGCGCAACTCGGACGCCATCAGATGGCGTACTGGGTGCTGGCAATCATCACTTTCTATCTGCCTCTGGCGGCGGTCGTGATCTTTTTGAATCGCCTCGCGCCGCTTGAAGGTGGCGTCTATCAATGGGCCAAGGTCGCGTTCAACGATTTCATCGCGTTCATGGTGGCGTGGAACCTTTGGATCTTTGGCATCTCAGTAATGTCGGGCATCGGCTTGATCATTAAGAAGAACATTGCCTACGCGATTGGTCCGCGGGCCGCGTGGATGCACGATAGCAAGCTGATGACGATCGGCGTCTGTGTCGCCTTAACGATCACGATCATTGCGGCATCGCGTCGAGGTTTGGTTTTCGGCAAGTGGGTGCAGAACGTCGGCGGACTGTTCCTGCTGGTGACGTTCGCAACCCTGATCCTGCTTCCCTTTATTACCGGCAACCTCGCGAACTACCATCCGTTCGCGACCAGCTTGCCGGAAGTCAGCAGTCAAAACATCAACGTCTTCAGCAAGCTGGCGGTGGGCGCGCTTTCCGGCTTTGAATACATCGCGATCCTCGCCGGTGAGTGTCGCGCACCGGCGCGAAACATCAGCCGTTCAGTATTGATTGCCGCGCCGATCATCGTGGTGATGTTCGTGCTGGGAACTGCCTCAGTGCTGGCCTTCGTCGCCCCGGAACAAGTTGATCTGATCGGTCCGATACCGCAGGTGCTTAGTCTGGGCTTTAATTCGTTCGGCTGGGTTTCGACCCTTGTATCGATCACGATCTTCGGCGTGGCCGCGCGACAGATCGCTTTGATGAGCATTTACTTCGCGGGCAACACGCGTCTGCCCATGGTGGCGGGCTGGGACAATCTTCTCCCGAACTGGTTTAGCCGTCTTCACAAACGATATCGCACGCCGGTGAATTCCATTTTGTTTGTCGGCGTGATCACTTTGGCTTTCAGCCTGCTTCCGCTGATCGGAGTACTAGAAGAGGAAGCTTTCCAGATTCAGGACAACGCCGCGACGATGTTCTACGCGTTAATTTACGTCGTACTCTTCGCCATTCCCTTTGTCGCGATTCGACGATTCGGGGCCAAGGCGCCGCTGTGGCTGAAGATCGCCTCAGCATCCGGCTTGATCGTCTCCCTGATCGCAGGCTTCTACTCAATGTTTCCCATCAAAGCTGTGGCCCAGCCGCGCGCATTCGCCTTGAAGGTGTTCGCGGTAGTTTTGATTGCGAACGTCATCGGCGTCGTCCTTTACGCCGTGCGCGGCAAACGTTCTTCGAAGGCCGCCGCTGGATTGTCTCTCTCGTCGGACGGATAG
- the hutI gene encoding imidazolonepropionase, producing the protein MSNSLAVINCAQLVTVAGAHRPRTGGDLRQLAIIEDGAMFIRGDRIEAVGRRREIEALVDSDCEVIDAGRRVVLPGFVDAHTHPVFAGNRANEFEQRTAGATYREIARGGGGIRATVRATRNASLNDLVKAGKHYAEWFLRCGTTTVEAKSGYGLTLEDELKILRAIRQLDENTALNYVPTFLGAHDIPFEYKSRRQMYVSLLINEMLPRVAEEKLAEYCDVFCEEDVFTNDETWQILSAARCHGLGLRVHADQLSLSGGAKLAAELNAATADHLEHTDAEGISALKAAKVQPVLLPGSVYALGSKGYPAAREMIDAGLAVVLATDFNPGSSPTPSMTMILSLACTQMKMTPAETITAATINAAYSLGRGAEVGSLEKGKRADFVIHDCSDYRELPYFFGVEHPWRVYVSGKLAFARAG; encoded by the coding sequence TTGTCAAACTCGCTTGCCGTAATTAATTGTGCACAGCTCGTTACGGTTGCGGGCGCCCACCGGCCTCGCACGGGCGGCGATCTGCGTCAGCTTGCGATTATTGAAGACGGCGCGATGTTCATCCGCGGCGATCGGATTGAAGCCGTCGGACGCCGCCGTGAAATAGAAGCTCTCGTTGATTCAGATTGCGAAGTAATCGACGCCGGCCGGCGCGTGGTGCTGCCCGGCTTTGTCGATGCCCATACTCATCCCGTCTTTGCCGGTAACCGGGCGAACGAATTCGAACAAAGAACTGCCGGAGCGACTTATCGCGAGATTGCGCGCGGCGGCGGCGGCATTCGCGCAACCGTCCGCGCCACCCGCAATGCCTCGCTGAACGATTTAGTAAAAGCCGGCAAGCATTACGCTGAATGGTTTCTGCGGTGTGGCACGACCACCGTCGAAGCGAAATCCGGCTATGGCCTGACGCTGGAAGACGAGCTGAAAATCCTGCGTGCGATCAGACAGCTCGACGAAAATACGGCGCTCAATTACGTGCCCACTTTTCTCGGCGCGCACGATATTCCTTTTGAGTACAAATCGCGGCGGCAGATGTACGTCAGCCTCTTGATCAACGAGATGCTGCCGCGCGTCGCTGAAGAGAAGCTTGCGGAATACTGCGATGTCTTCTGCGAAGAAGATGTCTTCACAAATGATGAAACCTGGCAGATCCTCTCGGCCGCGCGCTGTCACGGGCTCGGCTTGCGCGTCCACGCGGATCAGCTTTCATTGTCAGGTGGCGCGAAACTGGCGGCGGAACTGAATGCGGCCACCGCGGACCATCTCGAGCACACCGATGCAGAGGGAATCAGTGCGTTGAAGGCCGCCAAGGTTCAGCCGGTGCTTCTGCCCGGCTCGGTTTACGCGCTCGGATCGAAGGGTTATCCCGCGGCGCGCGAAATGATCGATGCGGGTCTCGCGGTCGTGCTGGCGACAGACTTTAATCCCGGTTCATCGCCGACGCCTTCCATGACGATGATTCTTTCGCTCGCTTGCACGCAGATGAAGATGACGCCGGCTGAGACCATAACCGCCGCCACCATCAATGCGGCTTACTCACTCGGGCGCGGTGCTGAAGTGGGCTCGCTGGAAAAAGGCAAGCGCGCTGATTTCGTGATTCACGACTGTAGCGACTATCGCGAACTGCCGTACTTTTTTGGCGTTGAGCATCCGTGGCGCGTGTATGTGTCCGGCAAGCTAGCGTTTGCTCGCGCGGGGTAG
- a CDS encoding nuclear transport factor 2 family protein — MKYRILKSVLLVTIVTASIPALAQNRGNNEPIAAIRAVLDAQTAAWNRGDIEGYMDGYERSPHIVFISGDRLTRGWQTVLERYKKSYDTREKMGVLTFSDVEITVLSKDAALVFGRWQLQTKDEPRGRFTLLFKKTKNGWRIVHDHTSSA, encoded by the coding sequence ATGAAATATAGAATTCTCAAATCCGTTCTGCTGGTAACGATTGTCACCGCGTCTATCCCGGCACTCGCTCAGAATCGAGGGAATAACGAACCAATAGCCGCAATTCGCGCCGTCCTCGACGCGCAAACCGCAGCCTGGAACCGAGGTGATATTGAAGGCTACATGGACGGCTACGAGCGGTCACCTCACATCGTTTTCATTTCCGGGGATCGCCTTACCCGCGGTTGGCAGACTGTGCTCGAGCGTTACAAAAAGAGCTACGACACGCGCGAGAAGATGGGTGTGCTGACGTTTTCCGATGTTGAGATCACGGTTCTTAGCAAAGACGCCGCCCTCGTTTTTGGCCGCTGGCAGTTGCAAACCAAAGACGAGCCGCGCGGACGATTCACTTTGTTGTTCAAGAAAACAAAGAACGGTTGGCGAATCGTTCACGATCACACTTCGAGCGCATAG
- a CDS encoding ROK family protein, with the protein MSTPSNNFFAGVEVAPSLMRAAVVSADGKVVARREAPYQSDTFISDLAALVATLREAGEIQRVGLAVPGLVNRDADRVLLSTGMPSFVGADLHAELTKAIGTKLELENDANAAAYGELHAGAAREALDFFYIYIGDNVGGAFIVNGKLWTGSSGCAGEIGHTMINPDGIQCECGNIGCLETVASAPNIARRARERLNRDSTSSLSRLAIRDDFTAADLAHEATEGDDFSIMMIERTGKFIGTAVSGIINLLSPQRIVLGGAVMGAGELILAPIMKEAGKRSFQPCFESTKIVAGELGVDAVSVGAALLARDT; encoded by the coding sequence ATGTCTACCCCCTCGAATAACTTTTTTGCCGGTGTGGAAGTCGCGCCGAGCTTGATGCGCGCGGCGGTCGTGTCCGCGGACGGCAAAGTCGTCGCCAGACGCGAAGCGCCTTATCAATCTGACACATTCATCTCAGACCTTGCCGCGCTGGTTGCGACTTTGCGCGAAGCCGGCGAAATTCAACGGGTCGGACTGGCCGTACCGGGTCTCGTCAATCGGGACGCTGACCGCGTGCTGCTTTCGACCGGCATGCCGTCGTTTGTCGGCGCCGATCTGCACGCGGAATTGACGAAAGCCATTGGCACGAAGCTCGAGCTTGAGAACGACGCGAACGCGGCGGCCTACGGGGAATTGCACGCCGGCGCGGCTCGCGAAGCTCTCGATTTCTTTTACATTTACATTGGCGACAATGTTGGCGGCGCGTTCATCGTCAACGGAAAGCTTTGGACGGGCTCGTCGGGATGTGCCGGCGAAATCGGCCACACCATGATCAATCCCGACGGGATCCAGTGCGAGTGCGGGAACATTGGGTGCCTCGAGACAGTAGCATCAGCGCCAAACATTGCGCGCCGGGCTCGAGAGCGTCTGAATCGCGATTCGACCTCTTCGCTGTCACGGCTCGCGATCCGCGACGACTTTACCGCGGCTGATCTGGCTCACGAGGCGACCGAAGGTGACGACTTCTCGATCATGATGATCGAACGCACGGGAAAATTCATTGGCACCGCTGTCTCGGGGATTATCAATCTGCTGAGTCCGCAGCGAATTGTTCTCGGTGGCGCGGTGATGGGTGCGGGCGAGCTGATCCTTGCGCCGATCATGAAGGAAGCCGGCAAGCGGTCATTCCAGCCCTGCTTCGAATCGACGAAGATCGTTGCCGGTGAGTTGGGTGTCGATGCGGTTTCTGTGGGAGCGGCTTTGTTAGCGCGCGACACTTAG
- a CDS encoding universal stress protein, whose amino-acid sequence MVAASQTNSEFPRLKKILLPTDFSGCANYALPYAAAIARAANAQIICVHVVEPVVPAVGYTGLADPMPIADISEQLEDSAERQLPKLAECEECTGLNVEEVIVHGDAAGEIVRVASEEEVDLIVISSHGRTGFGRIIFGSTAESVVRHASCPVLVVKPPPEEETEEQ is encoded by the coding sequence ATGGTCGCGGCAAGTCAAACCAATTCAGAGTTTCCCCGACTCAAGAAGATCCTGCTGCCAACGGACTTTAGCGGCTGTGCGAATTATGCACTGCCGTACGCAGCGGCCATCGCGCGCGCGGCAAACGCGCAGATCATTTGCGTTCACGTCGTCGAGCCGGTAGTGCCCGCGGTCGGCTATACCGGGCTCGCTGATCCGATGCCGATCGCAGACATCAGTGAGCAACTCGAAGATTCGGCTGAGCGTCAATTGCCGAAGCTGGCTGAGTGTGAAGAGTGCACCGGCCTCAACGTCGAGGAAGTGATCGTGCACGGTGATGCGGCCGGTGAAATCGTTCGCGTCGCGTCTGAAGAGGAAGTGGATTTGATCGTGATTTCTTCGCACGGTCGCACCGGATTTGGCCGAATCATTTTCGGATCGACCGCCGAATCAGTAGTCCGACATGCCAGTTGCCCCGTGCTGGTCGTCAAGCCCCCACCAGAGGAGGAAACGGAGGAACAGTGA
- the recR gene encoding recombination mediator RecR: protein MLDYAEPVTKLIDEFKRLPSIGQKSAQRLAFHILRSTEADVERLIAALHEVKERITECSVCNNLTDVNPCGFCASPTRDRSQMCVIEQPYDLLAVEKTRSYKGLYHVLHGALSPIRGIRPHDLRLENLLLRLKPENNDGVEIREVIVATNPNTEGEATANYISRLLKPLGVRVTRLAMGMPVGSDLEYVDEVTMDKALSNRHDM from the coding sequence ATGCTTGATTACGCCGAACCCGTCACCAAACTAATTGACGAATTCAAACGCCTGCCGAGCATCGGGCAGAAGTCGGCGCAGCGGCTCGCATTTCATATCCTCCGTTCGACCGAAGCCGATGTCGAACGTCTGATTGCGGCGCTTCACGAAGTTAAAGAACGCATCACCGAATGCTCGGTCTGTAATAACCTCACCGATGTAAATCCCTGCGGATTCTGTGCTTCGCCGACGCGTGATCGTTCGCAGATGTGTGTGATCGAGCAGCCTTACGATCTGCTGGCGGTGGAAAAAACACGCAGCTACAAAGGCCTCTATCACGTTTTGCACGGCGCGCTTTCACCGATTCGCGGCATTCGTCCGCATGATCTGCGGCTGGAGAATCTTTTGCTGCGGCTGAAACCGGAAAACAACGATGGCGTCGAGATTCGAGAAGTGATCGTGGCCACAAATCCAAACACCGAAGGCGAAGCGACGGCGAACTACATCAGCCGTTTGCTGAAACCCCTCGGCGTGCGCGTCACACGCTTAGCGATGGGCATGCCGGTGGGAAGTGATCTTGAGTACGTCGATGAAGTAACGATGGATAAGGCGCTGTCGAATCGCCACGACATGTAG